In one Desulfoferula mesophila genomic region, the following are encoded:
- a CDS encoding vWA domain-containing protein → MRVPRVPVLALCLGLTLVVACTQTSPPAPERTAPPASAKAQPPASPPPAPQPKLTPANAPALMGDTGRSRRIVEAAPGAAAVQRMPSQPTDRETYQEISSNPVRRVAEHPVSTFSADVDTGAYANVRRFLREGRLPPRDAVRIEEMINYFPYAYPGPRDTKVPFAAAVEIAPTPWNPHTLLLRLGIKGYEVQAAQRPAANLVFLIDVSGSMRSPDKLPLLKKALGLLVRQLQPRDRVSIVVYSGASGVALPPTPGDQQAVILAAVNGLRAAGSTAGGQGLQLAYDLARQAFIPQGVNRILLATDGDFNVGITNYRQLMDLVAGQRKTGVGLTTLGFGRGNYNERLMERLADVGNGNYFYIDNLNEAQKVLVDQLAATMLTIAQDVKIQVEFNPVVVAEYRLIGYENRLLKREDFTNDQVDAGEVGAGHTVTALYEIALVGSQGMRLEPLRYAPAAASPASPAARKELAFLKIRYKLPGQQKSLLMQTPIARSQVRRDLAAAPADFRWAAAVAAFGEILRGGVYTGEFSYPQVLALAQGAKGDDPYGYRGEMHSLVRLAQSLDHR, encoded by the coding sequence ATGCGTGTGCCCAGAGTGCCGGTTCTGGCCTTGTGCCTCGGCCTGACCCTCGTCGTTGCCTGCACCCAGACCAGTCCCCCCGCCCCGGAGCGGACCGCGCCGCCGGCCTCGGCCAAGGCGCAGCCCCCGGCCTCACCGCCGCCAGCCCCCCAGCCGAAGCTGACCCCGGCCAACGCCCCGGCTCTAATGGGCGACACGGGCAGGTCGCGGCGCATTGTGGAAGCGGCCCCGGGGGCCGCGGCCGTGCAACGCATGCCCAGCCAACCCACCGACCGGGAGACCTACCAGGAGATATCCTCCAACCCGGTGCGCCGGGTGGCCGAGCACCCGGTATCCACCTTCAGCGCGGACGTGGACACCGGGGCTTACGCCAACGTGCGCCGTTTCCTGCGCGAGGGCCGTCTGCCCCCCAGGGACGCGGTGCGCATCGAAGAGATGATCAACTACTTCCCCTACGCTTACCCAGGTCCCCGCGACACAAAGGTCCCCTTTGCCGCCGCGGTGGAGATCGCCCCCACCCCCTGGAATCCCCACACCCTGCTTTTGCGCCTGGGCATCAAGGGCTATGAGGTCCAGGCGGCCCAGCGCCCCGCCGCCAACCTGGTGTTTTTGATCGACGTCTCCGGCTCCATGCGCAGCCCGGACAAACTGCCCCTGCTCAAGAAAGCCCTGGGGTTGCTGGTGCGGCAGCTGCAGCCCAGGGACCGGGTGAGCATCGTGGTTTACTCCGGAGCCTCCGGGGTAGCGCTGCCGCCCACCCCCGGCGACCAACAGGCGGTCATACTGGCCGCAGTGAACGGCCTGCGCGCCGCGGGCAGCACCGCCGGGGGCCAGGGCCTGCAACTGGCCTACGACCTGGCCCGCCAAGCCTTCATTCCCCAGGGGGTCAACCGCATCCTCCTGGCCACCGACGGCGACTTCAACGTGGGCATCACCAATTACCGCCAGCTCATGGACCTAGTGGCCGGCCAGCGCAAGACCGGGGTAGGCCTGACCACCCTGGGCTTCGGCCGGGGCAACTACAACGAGCGGCTCATGGAGCGCCTAGCCGACGTGGGCAACGGCAACTACTTTTATATCGACAACCTGAACGAGGCCCAGAAGGTGCTGGTGGACCAGCTTGCCGCCACCATGCTCACCATCGCCCAGGACGTGAAAATCCAGGTGGAGTTCAATCCGGTGGTGGTGGCCGAGTACCGCCTGATCGGCTACGAGAACCGCCTGCTCAAGCGCGAGGACTTCACCAACGACCAGGTGGACGCCGGGGAAGTAGGCGCGGGGCACACGGTCACGGCCCTGTATGAGATCGCCCTGGTGGGTAGCCAGGGGATGCGCCTGGAGCCCCTGCGCTATGCCCCGGCGGCTGCATCCCCGGCCTCCCCCGCCGCCCGTAAGGAGCTGGCCTTCCTGAAGATCCGCTACAAGCTGCCCGGGCAGCAAAAGAGCCTTCTAATGCAGACCCCCATTGCCCGCAGCCAGGTGCGCCGCGACTTGGCCGCCGCCCCGGCCGACTTCCGCTGGGCCGCGGCGGTGGCGGCCTTTGGCGAGATCCTGCGGGGTGGAGTATATACCGGAGAGTTCAGTTACCCGCAGGTGCTGGCCCTGGCCCAGGGAGCCAAAGGCGACGACCCTTACGGCTACCGGGGCGAAATGCATAGCCTGGTGCGCCTGGCCCAGAGCCTGGACCATCGCTGA